A window from Neodiprion fabricii isolate iyNeoFabr1 chromosome 2, iyNeoFabr1.1, whole genome shotgun sequence encodes these proteins:
- the LOC124174824 gene encoding coiled-coil domain-containing protein 93 isoform X2: MFVNASKRSAKTLESAEADVREDEEQAVKFQEIIDLLVAAGYFRARIKGLTSFDKVVGGMTWCIESCNFDVDVDLLFQENLTIGQKIALTEKIVAMLPKMNCPHRIEPHQIQGLDCIHIFPIIQWLVKRSMEMREVMGDFVRSYAVSQFDKNYTFAEDSEMVAKKESMASNLKTVKQVYKPQRYFRRKDPPPEDEMGRVQSTLLEYGSSSVVSLSPSEVIEDTQADDATSSAKKVQEEEGRLSASAVGTIVGMQAQEIVQAAEHYAALSADIEGSSVEGSFGALAALEKQKATLEERKLKMEKDKENLSSKVSEATEKLRAIEIKKEEVEKDFRRMEELETEENKSVLLRLQKLLLIHDSLKEQEHKFREQCKSDLAQLQSLVPDIEGTEPGEAQCDISDYEVQKERVNKLRLQVAKKNRAIASLTRQLDDVPGRSELTQYQRRFLELYNQVSAKHKETKQYYTLYNTLDDTKLYLSKELALLNSIQDNYNKAMASASGKEQFLKQFEAIVSGIKQNKTKVEKRCAEERARRDSLSQQLVTLVEQQRKYVAAVRQLTIECRKNEALLAQLRGP; encoded by the exons ATGTTTGTAAACGCGTCCAAAAGGTCAGCCAAGACTCTCGAATCTGCAGAG GCTGACGTTCGCGAGGATGAAGAACAGGCTgtcaaatttcaagaaattatcGATCTTCTTGTCGCCGCTGGATACTTTAGAGCCAGGATAAAAGGGCTCACCAGCTTCGACAAG GTAGTCGGAGGAATGACTTGGTGCATCGAGTCATGCAACTTTGATGTTGACGTCGATCTGTTGTTTCAAGAAAATCTCACTATTGGTCAGAAAAT AGCTCTGACTGAAAAAATAGTCGCGATGTTGCCAAAAATGAATTGTCCGCATCGCATAGAACCTCACCAAATTCAGGGATTAGATTGCATTCACATCTTTCCGATAATACAG TGGCTGGTCAAACGATCGATGGAAATGCGAGAGGTGATGGGAGACTTTGTCAGGTCTTATGCTGTCAgtcaatttgacaaaaattacaCGTTTGCCGAAGACAGCGAAATGGTTGCAAAAAAGGAAAGCATGGCATCTAATTTAAAAACTGTCAAG CAAGTGTACAAGCctcagcgttattttagaagAAAGGATCCTCCTCCGGAAGATGAGATGGGAAGAGTGCAAAGCACACTTCTGGAGTATGGATCATCGTCCGTAGTATCCTTGTCACCTTCTGAAGTCATTGAAGATACACAGGCGGACGATGCCACCTCAAGTGCGAAGAAAGTGCAGGAAgaagag GGTCGGCTGAGTGCCAGTGCAGTTGGAACGATTGTCGGAATGCAGGCCCAGGAAATAGTTCAAGCTGCAGAACACTACGCAGCGTTGAGTGCCGACATAGAG GGAAGCAGTGTGGAGGGTTCATTTGGAGCGTTAGCTGctcttgaaaaacaaaaagcaactcttgaagagagaaaattgaaaatggaaaaagataAGGAGAATTTATCAAGCAAAGTGTCAGAAGCCACAGAAAAACTCAGAGCtatcgaaattaaaaaagaagaagtggAGAAAGATTTCCGCAGGATGGAAGAGTTGGAGACTGAAGAGAATAAGAG CGTGCTGCTAAGACTGCAGAAGCTTCTCCTCATTCATGATAGTCTGAAGGAACAAGAACACAAGTTCCGTGAACAGTGCAAATCTGACTTGGCTCAGCTCCAAAGTTTGGTACCGGATATCGAGGGTACTGAGCCTGGGGAAGCACAGTGCGATATTTCCGATTACGAGGTTCAAAAGGAGAGGGTAAATAAGCTAAGGCTTCAAGTTGCCAAAAAGAACAGAGCCATAGCATCGCTGACCAGACAGCTAGACGACGTTCCTGGTAGATCTGAGTTGACGCAATACCAGAGACGGTTCTTGGAGCTTTATAATCAAG TATCTGCAAAACATAAAGAAACAAAGCAGTATTACACTCTGTACAATACTCTGGACGACACGAAATTGTACCTAAGTAAAGAATTGGCTCTGCTGAATTCTATTCAGGACAATTACAACAA AGCAATGGCATCAGCCAGTGGTAAGGAGCagtttttgaaacaatttgaaGCTATTGTTTCtggaataaaacaaaacaaaacgaag GTGGAAAAAAGGTGTGCGGAAGAACGGGCTCGCAGAGATTCTCTGAGTCAACAGTTGGTTACTTTGGTGgaacagcagcgaaaataCGTAGCGGCAGTACGGCAATTAACCATCGAGTGCCGCAAAAATGAAGCATTGTTGGCACAGCTTCGTGGGCCGTAG
- the LOC124174823 gene encoding SET and MYND domain-containing protein 4-like, protein MQWQTFLDAVNCKLRNGRIFQEIKRNRRSECEVMSYLIGDPDVRKLMLLWLQEQLQSRESKSSSKAKQLKDLGNKEFQRKNYASSIPLYTKSAQYAVADELSIAIANRSAALYYMDNFKDCLKDIDLAINIGYPKKLLYKLYIRNAQCYIKLKNRVMAEVAIEKVEEIVNACNEISAEKKDDIFKEVSLLKSLASNLENIAENDSSRTQLCQRPDVAFERNANFPFASAALDCKYTPQKGRHVIANRDIQKGQVLFVEKPFAFVVLDQNDSSSFCRHCCHPYGAVPIPCKTCVGTLYCSSECLDNAWSGYHKWECPGAQMRMGQQIGIAHLSLKVLLVGSTTEDKERFNEVQKLVTNIDKVSPDDLLVYGITAVMLTMYLSMYTDFFTTVDLKKSFADKFIDSSIDFNCDVITESGKQLYVSSFLLRHTLQLICNGHAITKLTLDAQENDKVATVHQERIATGIYPAVSMMNHSCDPNIINSFDDQYLIVKATKDIPAGGEVFNCYGPHFRRTPRDERQEILRNQYCFTCTCEACTNPELQYFLERFSSLKCLECSGAVFKISGSLSCFDCGATPALNHNSELREAQNLFDAAHVCIEMENDDEALNKLKQCLNIRRSILYKHHQDIINTLDLIGKVYAISGRWLDSISYLEHVITGIGERFGTDSIELANELNKITDICLPYLQEETNTRTKQYKNALKKTRRFLDHAKQIMDLNYGPWNSGFQEIEKKAQQLSAILRNFNI, encoded by the exons ATGCAGTGGCAAACTTTTTTGGACGCCGTTAATTGCAAACTGAGAAATGGCCGtatatttcaagaaattaaacgaaataGACGGTCTGAGTGCGAGGTGATGTCTTATCTCATTGGAGACCCGGACGTCAG aaaattgatGCTGCTATGGCTGCAGGAGCAGCTTCAATCTAGAGAATCGAAATCATCGTCAAAAGCGAAACAGCTTAAAGATCTGGGAAACAAAGAATTTCAAAGGAAGAATTACGCCAGTAGCATTCCACTTTATACAAAAAGTGCTCAATATGCTGTTGCCGATGAATTGTCGATAGCTATTGCTAATAGATCGGCAGCGTTGTATTATATGGATAATTTTAAA GATTGCCTAAAAGATATCGATTTAGCGATAAACATCGGCTACCCTAAAAAGTTGCTATACAAATTGTATATCCGCAATGCGCAATGTTacattaaattgaaaaatagagTAATGGCCGAGGTAGCTATCGAAAAAGTTGAGGAAATTGTTAATGCTTGCAACGAGATTTCTGCAGAGAAAAAAG ACGATATATTCAAGGAAGTTTCATTGCTAAAATCCCTCGCATCAAATCTGGAAAATATTGCAGAAAATGATAGCTCAAGGACACAATTATGCCAAAGACCCGATGTAGCATTTGAAAGAAATGCAAATTTTCCATTTGCGTCAGCTGCTTTAGACTGCAAATACACACCACAAAAAGGAAGACATGTCATAGCGAATAGAGACATACAAAAAGGCCAAGTCTTATTTGTCGAGAAACCATTTGCTTTTGTAGTATTGGATCAAAATGATTCCAGTTCGTTCTGCAGACATTGTTGCCACCCTTATGGCGCAGTTCCTATTCC CTGCAAAACGTGCGTGGGTACGCTCTATTGCAGTAGCGAGTGTCTCGACAATGCGTGGTCTGGTTATCACAAATGGGAATGCCCAGGAGCTCAAATGCGAATGGGACAACAAATAGGTATCGCACACCTTTCTCTGAAAGTTTTACTTGTCGGGTCAACGACAGAGGATAAGGAAAGATTCAATGAGGTTCAAAAGCTAGTCACAAACATCGACAAAGTATCCCCTGACGATCTGCTTGTTTATGGCATT ACAGCAGTGATGCTCACTATGTACCTCTCCATGTACACTGATTTCTTCACCACTGTGGATCTCAAGAAATCATTCGCCGATAAGTTTATTGACAGCAGTATCGACTTCAACTGTGACGTCATAACCGAGAGCGGCAAACAGTTATACGTTAgctcttttcttcttcgacACACACTGCAATTGATATGTAACGGACATGCTATAACAAAACTGACCCTAGACGCACAGGAGAATGACAAAGTGGCCACCGTGCATcaagaaagaatagcaactgGAATTTATCCTGCTGTGAGCATGATGAATCACTCGTGTGATCCGAATATAATTAATAG TTTCGATGACCAGTATCTCATTGTTAAAGCAACAAAAGACATCCCTGCCGGTGGTGAAGTCTTCAATTGTTACG GCCCTCATTTTCGAAGGACACCAAGAGACGAAAGACAGGAAATTTTGAGAAACCAGTATTGCTTCACGTGCACATGCGAGGCATGCACAAATCCTGAACTGCAGTATTTCTTG GAAAGATTCAGTTCGTTGAAATGTCTAGAATGCAGCGGAgctgtattcaaaatttccgGTTCTCTCAGCTGTTTTGATTGCGGGGCAACCCCTGCTCTGAACCATAACTCTGAACTGCGCGAGGCCCAAAACCTATTTGATGCGGCTCATGTTTGTATTGAGATGGAAAACGACGACGAGGCGTTAAACAAGCTCAAACAGTGCTTGAACATCAGGCGCAGCATACTTTACAAGCATCATCAGGACATTATAAACACTTTAGACCTCATCGGAAAGGTTTATGCTATATCAG GTAGATGGCTGGATTCTATTTCTTACTTGGAACACGTAATTACCGGTATTGGCGAAAGGTTTGGCACCGACAGCATAGAGCTTGCGAACGAGTTGAACAAGATCACGGATATCTGTCTTCCGTATTTGCAGGAAGAAACGAACACGAGAACGAAGCAGTATaa GAACGCGCTGAAGAAGACCCGCAGATTTTTAGACCACGCTAAACAGATAATGGACCTGAATTACGGTCCGTGGAACTCCGGTTTTCAGGAGATTGAGAAAAAGGCACAACAGCTATCCGCAATCCTGAGAAACTTCAACATTTAg
- the LOC124174824 gene encoding coiled-coil domain-containing protein 93 isoform X1 — protein MFVNASKRSAKTLESAEADVREDEEQAVKFQEIIDLLVAAGYFRARIKGLTSFDKVVGGMTWCIESCNFDVDVDLLFQENLTIGQKIALTEKIVAMLPKMNCPHRIEPHQIQGLDCIHIFPIIQWLVKRSMEMREVMGDFVRSYAVSQFDKNYTFAEDSEMVAKKESMASNLKTVKQVYKPQRYFRRKDPPPEDEMGRVQSTLLEYGSSSVVSLSPSEVIEDTQADDATSSAKKVQEEEKRIDELMKNMSVADDNEGRLSASAVGTIVGMQAQEIVQAAEHYAALSADIEGSSVEGSFGALAALEKQKATLEERKLKMEKDKENLSSKVSEATEKLRAIEIKKEEVEKDFRRMEELETEENKSVLLRLQKLLLIHDSLKEQEHKFREQCKSDLAQLQSLVPDIEGTEPGEAQCDISDYEVQKERVNKLRLQVAKKNRAIASLTRQLDDVPGRSELTQYQRRFLELYNQVSAKHKETKQYYTLYNTLDDTKLYLSKELALLNSIQDNYNKAMASASGKEQFLKQFEAIVSGIKQNKTKVEKRCAEERARRDSLSQQLVTLVEQQRKYVAAVRQLTIECRKNEALLAQLRGP, from the exons ATGTTTGTAAACGCGTCCAAAAGGTCAGCCAAGACTCTCGAATCTGCAGAG GCTGACGTTCGCGAGGATGAAGAACAGGCTgtcaaatttcaagaaattatcGATCTTCTTGTCGCCGCTGGATACTTTAGAGCCAGGATAAAAGGGCTCACCAGCTTCGACAAG GTAGTCGGAGGAATGACTTGGTGCATCGAGTCATGCAACTTTGATGTTGACGTCGATCTGTTGTTTCAAGAAAATCTCACTATTGGTCAGAAAAT AGCTCTGACTGAAAAAATAGTCGCGATGTTGCCAAAAATGAATTGTCCGCATCGCATAGAACCTCACCAAATTCAGGGATTAGATTGCATTCACATCTTTCCGATAATACAG TGGCTGGTCAAACGATCGATGGAAATGCGAGAGGTGATGGGAGACTTTGTCAGGTCTTATGCTGTCAgtcaatttgacaaaaattacaCGTTTGCCGAAGACAGCGAAATGGTTGCAAAAAAGGAAAGCATGGCATCTAATTTAAAAACTGTCAAG CAAGTGTACAAGCctcagcgttattttagaagAAAGGATCCTCCTCCGGAAGATGAGATGGGAAGAGTGCAAAGCACACTTCTGGAGTATGGATCATCGTCCGTAGTATCCTTGTCACCTTCTGAAGTCATTGAAGATACACAGGCGGACGATGCCACCTCAAGTGCGAAGAAAGTGCAGGAAgaagag AAACGCATAGACGAGCTTATGAAGAACATGTCAGTCGCTGATGATAACGAG GGTCGGCTGAGTGCCAGTGCAGTTGGAACGATTGTCGGAATGCAGGCCCAGGAAATAGTTCAAGCTGCAGAACACTACGCAGCGTTGAGTGCCGACATAGAG GGAAGCAGTGTGGAGGGTTCATTTGGAGCGTTAGCTGctcttgaaaaacaaaaagcaactcttgaagagagaaaattgaaaatggaaaaagataAGGAGAATTTATCAAGCAAAGTGTCAGAAGCCACAGAAAAACTCAGAGCtatcgaaattaaaaaagaagaagtggAGAAAGATTTCCGCAGGATGGAAGAGTTGGAGACTGAAGAGAATAAGAG CGTGCTGCTAAGACTGCAGAAGCTTCTCCTCATTCATGATAGTCTGAAGGAACAAGAACACAAGTTCCGTGAACAGTGCAAATCTGACTTGGCTCAGCTCCAAAGTTTGGTACCGGATATCGAGGGTACTGAGCCTGGGGAAGCACAGTGCGATATTTCCGATTACGAGGTTCAAAAGGAGAGGGTAAATAAGCTAAGGCTTCAAGTTGCCAAAAAGAACAGAGCCATAGCATCGCTGACCAGACAGCTAGACGACGTTCCTGGTAGATCTGAGTTGACGCAATACCAGAGACGGTTCTTGGAGCTTTATAATCAAG TATCTGCAAAACATAAAGAAACAAAGCAGTATTACACTCTGTACAATACTCTGGACGACACGAAATTGTACCTAAGTAAAGAATTGGCTCTGCTGAATTCTATTCAGGACAATTACAACAA AGCAATGGCATCAGCCAGTGGTAAGGAGCagtttttgaaacaatttgaaGCTATTGTTTCtggaataaaacaaaacaaaacgaag GTGGAAAAAAGGTGTGCGGAAGAACGGGCTCGCAGAGATTCTCTGAGTCAACAGTTGGTTACTTTGGTGgaacagcagcgaaaataCGTAGCGGCAGTACGGCAATTAACCATCGAGTGCCGCAAAAATGAAGCATTGTTGGCACAGCTTCGTGGGCCGTAG